The stretch of DNA TCCCGGGAGGAGTTGACCCAAATCATTGAGGGACTGAATGAAATCATTGCGTAACAAGGCATTTCAGCTAATCAGCCTGAATCAGGCCTCTCGCTGAATTTTGTGTTATGTGATCAGAGACGTAATAATATAAAAGGGGGGAAAGATGATGCAATTGAGGAACGTCATATTATGAACATTGCAAAACGGGATTTTGATAAAGAGGCTGCCTCCTGGGATGAGAATCCTGCAAGGGTCAAGTTGACGAAAGATATTGCCAATGCCATATCAAAGCAGATTGTATTGACGCCCGATATGGATGTTATGGACTTTGGTTGTGGCACAGGATTATTGACCATCCAACTACAGCCCCTTGTCCGTTCTATCACCGGTGTCGACAGTTCGCAGGGGATGCTCGATATATTGAATATGAAGATCGCTAAACTGAAGCTGAACAAGGTTGGCGCTGTACTTATCGATCTTGACAAGGGCGATGTTCTGACAGGGAATTATGACCTTGTTTTAAGCAATATGACCCTTCACCATATAAAGGAAATAGAACCTCTTTTCGCTCAATTTTATAAAGTCACGGCCCCTGGTGGTTATCTGTGTATTGCTGATTTGGACTTGGATGATGGTCAATTTCATGAAGACAAAACCGGCGTATTTCATTTCGGATTTGATCGGGCAACTCTGCATAAGGTTTTCACGAAAGCGGGGTTTGATGGTGTTCGGAATGTGAGTGCCGCAGAAGTGGTGAAACCGAATATCAATGGAGAAATGAGGCGGTTTTCAGTATTCATCATGATGGGTCGGAAGCGATCAGGGGAACCTTGGGGACACTCTTAAAATGTTAAAATGTGATTTTCAAAAAAATTACAAATGATTAATAAAGAACGACTTTACTATCTCGACAATCTCAAGGTTTTCCTGATAATTCTGGTTATCATGCATCACGTCGGACAGGCATATGGGTCGACGGGTGGAATCTGGTTTTATTCATACCCGGGTGAACGAGCAAAACCCTTGGGGCTTCTCTTTCTATTCAATGCGTCATTTTTCATGGGGCTTTTCTTCTTTATTTCAGGGTATTTCTACCCGGTATCATTCGACCGCCATGGAGCCCGTAAATTTATTATTGACAAACTTATGCGCTTCGGGATTCCGCTGATCTTTGCAGCTCTTTTCATGATCCCCGTTATGGAATTTGTGAAATATCTTAAATACACAAACTGCATCAGTTTCCAGGATTTCTACATCCAACACTGGTTAAACTTCGCCCCGACTACAGCAGTCATTCAAAGTACTCGCAACTTTGGGCATTTGTGGTTTGTAGAACATCTGCTTGTCTACTCAATCCTCTATGCCGCTATTAGAACAGTGTTGCAAAAACTTGCACCATCCCTATCGATTTCCGCTACCCGTCACGTGCGACTATACGCGATCATTCTCTATATTTTAGCCCTGGGGGTTGTCACGCATCTCATGCGGACAACGTGGGGTTTTCCCATAAATAGATGGATCGGATTTCTCGGATTCATACAGATGGAGCCGGCACACATTCCACAGTATCTGTCACTTTTCATTTTGGGTATTCTTGTCTACAGATGGTCTTTTTTAGATTCCATCACCACGCCACGCAATATGTTCTGGCTTTTGCCCGGCGTAGGTATCTACGTTATCACTATAGTACAACTATATACCACAGGTCGCCAAACTGCTTTCTTCCTGTGGGAATACAGGGAAGCACTTCTCTGCGTAGGGGTCTGCATCGGACTTCTTGCTCTTTTCAAGACTTTATTTAATCGGACAGGACGTTTTATGCAAATTCTCGCGGATAACGCATTCGGGGCGTACATCTTCCATGTACCGGTAGTGGTCGCGCTCCAGTTTGCATTTGATCCTGTAAAGGCAGGAGCTTT from Pseudomonadota bacterium encodes:
- a CDS encoding class I SAM-dependent methyltransferase; translated protein: MNIAKRDFDKEAASWDENPARVKLTKDIANAISKQIVLTPDMDVMDFGCGTGLLTIQLQPLVRSITGVDSSQGMLDILNMKIAKLKLNKVGAVLIDLDKGDVLTGNYDLVLSNMTLHHIKEIEPLFAQFYKVTAPGGYLCIADLDLDDGQFHEDKTGVFHFGFDRATLHKVFTKAGFDGVRNVSAAEVVKPNINGEMRRFSVFIMMGRKRSGEPWGHS
- a CDS encoding acyltransferase family protein — protein: MINKERLYYLDNLKVFLIILVIMHHVGQAYGSTGGIWFYSYPGERAKPLGLLFLFNASFFMGLFFFISGYFYPVSFDRHGARKFIIDKLMRFGIPLIFAALFMIPVMEFVKYLKYTNCISFQDFYIQHWLNFAPTTAVIQSTRNFGHLWFVEHLLVYSILYAAIRTVLQKLAPSLSISATRHVRLYAIILYILALGVVTHLMRTTWGFPINRWIGFLGFIQMEPAHIPQYLSLFILGILVYRWSFLDSITTPRNMFWLLPGVGIYVITIVQLYTTGRQTAFFLWEYREALLCVGVCIGLLALFKTLFNRTGRFMQILADNAFGAYIFHVPVVVALQFAFDPVKAGAFTLFMIVSVLSIPGSFLVSLLVRLIPGIKKIL